The DNA sequence TCGCGATAGCGCCGGGCACATCGTCGGCCGACCCGGCGGCGGGCAACCCGAACTGGACGTGGTGGGAGCCGTACTCCGAGTAGCGCGGTGGCGCTACAGGATGAGCATCGCGTCGCCGAAGGACAGCATCCGGTAGCGCTCCTCGATGGCCGCGGCGTACGCGCGCATCACGAGCTCGCGGCCCGCGAACGCACTCACCATCATCAGCAGCGTCGAGCGCGGCACGTGGAAGTTCGTCACGAGCGCGTCGACCGCCGCGAAGCTGAAGCCCGGGAGGATGTACAGGCCCGTCATCCCCTCGGCCGCGACGAGGGCGCCGGCCTGCTCGTCGAACGCGCTCTCGAGCGCGCGCACGGCCGTCGTGCCGACCGCGACGACCCGCCCGCCCGCGGCGCGCGCCTCGTTGACCGCCGCGGCCGTGCGCTCGGGCACGCGGTAGCGCTCCGTGTGGATGTGGTGCCGCTCGGGATCCTCTTCGGTCACCGGGCGGAAGGTGTCCAGCCCGACATCCAGCTCGACGCGGGCGAGCCGCACCCCGGCGGCCTCGGCGCGCTCGAGCAGCTCCGGCGTGAAGTGCAGGCCGGCGGTGGGCGCGGCGGCGGAGCGCTCCTCCGTCGCATAGACCGTCTGGTACAGCTCGGGGTCGTCAAGCGGCCCGGTGATGTAGGGCGGCAGC is a window from the Actinomycetota bacterium genome containing:
- a CDS encoding S-adenosylmethionine:tRNA ribosyltransferase-isomerase yields the protein LPPYITGPLDDPELYQTVYATEERSAAAPTAGLHFTPELLERAEAAGVRLARVELDVGLDTFRPVTEEDPERHHIHTERYRVPERTAAAVNEARAAGGRVVAVGTTAVRALESAFDEQAGALVAAEGMTGLYILPGFSFAAVDALVTNFHVPRSTLLMMVSAFAGRELVMRAYAAAIEERYRMLSFGDAMLIL